One window from the genome of Nicotiana tomentosiformis chromosome 5, ASM39032v3, whole genome shotgun sequence encodes:
- the LOC138891989 gene encoding uncharacterized protein has product MPTNYQPPKVHQFDGQGNPRQYIAHFVETCSNTGMHGDLLVKRFVRSLKGNAFDWYIDLETASIDSWEQLEKEFLNRFYSTRRTVSMIELTCTKQRKDEPVVDYINRWRALSLDCKDRLLEIYVVEMCIQGMHWGLLYILQGIKS; this is encoded by the coding sequence ATGCCAACCAATTATCAACCACCAAAGGTGCATCAATTTGATGGCCAAGGAAACCCAAGGCAATATATTGCCCACTTTGTCGAGACTTGTAGCAATACTGGAATGCATGGTGACCTTTTGGTAAAACGGTTTGTTCGTTCGCTAAAAGGGAATGCATTTGATTGGTACATTGACTTGGAAACCGCATCTATTGATAGTTGGGAGCAACTTGAGAAGGAATTCCTCAATCGTTTTTATAGTACCCGAAGAACTGTAAGCATGATAGAGTTGACATGTACCAAGCAAAGGAAGGATGAACCCGTGGTGGATTACATCAATCGTTGGAGAGCGTTAAGTTTGGATTGCAAGGATCGCCTTTTAGAAATATATGTTGTAGAGATGTGCATTCAGGGAATGCACTGGGGCCTTTTGTACATCCTACAAGGGATCAAATCgtga